CTGAAGAAGTCAAGAATTATCTAGACGAAGCTAAAACTTGGTATGAGCAGGCTCGTCCACAAGCAGAAGCCTTAGCTACACAAGTTGAGCAAAAAAGAACGCAAATCGATAATAAGCTTAGTGAAGCTGGCACATCCTTAGCTAGAAAAGAACACCAAATTAAGCAAACCCTACGCGAGTTATTACTAGCTACTGCTGATTTGTTTAAGGATAAAGACCATTCAGAACAAGATAAAACAGTTAGCCGTAAATAGTCAATCACAGATGGCAGGGAATTGCCTTAAAAGCCTTTATTGTCAATGTTTCGTAATTAGTTAATGTTTTAATCTATGTAGCGATCGCTATAATTAACAATATCCCTGGCTTACCGAAAGCAGGGATATTTATTATTGTGAAGTATTCATTGTTTGTCCACAGTATTTGGTGTTTATAGTGAATTTATTATCTATTCTTTTTTTACTGCCATACAAACAAAAAATAGGTAGGAATAACCCACCCATTTAACTAATCCAAAGATGTGGCATTAACTTTTAAACTAAACTTAGTAAATATCACCCTCTCTGTTGAATTGTTCATCATGTTTAGCAATCACCCAAACAGCATGGATGCTACCGGGAAGCCAACCTAAAACTGTTAACAAGATATTAATTAACAAAGTTGGGCCAACACCAACGGTCAAGAAAACCCCCAATGGAGGTAAGACTAAACCAAGAAGAAGACGAAGTAATTTCATGATATTTCTGTTACTTTTCAAAATTTACTTACATTGTCAAGAATTAACCAAACTACTAACTCCATCTCAGGAATTATCTAGAAGTTAATTCACTTTGTTGAGAAGGTAATTCAGCTTGAGTTGTGGTGCTTCCGCTTAAAACATTTTTCTCTACAAAGTAGTTGTTAATGAATGTGCTAGCGAAAGAAAGCACAACTGGCCCCAAAATAAAAGCGAGAAGACCGTGAGCGCTAAAACCGGGAACCAACGCTGCTGCTAACGTGAAACACAAACCGTTAACAATTAGAGAAAATGCTCCAAAAGTTACAAAGTTAAGCGGTAATGACAGAGCCGAAAGAACTGGTCTAAATGAGCTATTGATGAAACCAACCGCAACAGCAGCAATCATCGCAGCTGGGAAGTTAGCAATATTGACACCGGGTACTACTAAGTCAACAATTAATAGGCTTAGTGCTGTAGCTAAAACTGTTAAAAATGTTCCCAACATTTTCTTACCTAAAATTCAGTGATAAAGTTTTTCAATGTTCTATTACTATCTTGAATATTTAGCTAAATATCAGCATCTCTTACAAGATAGATAGCTTGTCTATCATCTGGAATATTTAGGTAATTCGTCATTTACTGTTTAACGGCTTTTATCGACAAACTAATCCGCTTTAATTTGGCGTTAACTTCTAGCACACGCACTTTTACCACTTGTCCTACTTTCACAATTTTCTTAGGGTCATCAACAAATCTGTCAGCTAGTTGGGAGATATGCACCAAACCGTCTTGGTGTACACCAATATCAACGAATGCGCCAAAGTTGGCAACGTTGGTAATAATACCTTCTAATTCCATTCCTTCTTGTAAGTCGGTGATTTCTTTAATCCCTTCTTTAAAGGTGGCGTATTTAAATTCAGCACGGGGGTCTCTCCCTGGTTTCTCTAACTCACTGAGAATGTCGCGCAGTGTGGGTTCGCCAACGGTATCGGTAACATATTTCTTCAAGTTGGCTTTCTTGAGCTTTTCGGCTATCTGTGTGACTTGATTTAAAGGTACATTTAAGTCAGAGGCGATCGCTTCCACTACGGCATAACTTTCTGGATGCACGGTTG
Above is a genomic segment from Nostoc sp. MS1 containing:
- a CDS encoding YqaE/Pmp3 family membrane protein codes for the protein MKLLRLLLGLVLPPLGVFLTVGVGPTLLINILLTVLGWLPGSIHAVWVIAKHDEQFNREGDIY
- a CDS encoding phage holin family protein, yielding MLGTFLTVLATALSLLIVDLVVPGVNIANFPAAMIAAVAVGFINSSFRPVLSALSLPLNFVTFGAFSLIVNGLCFTLAAALVPGFSAHGLLAFILGPVVLSFASTFINNYFVEKNVLSGSTTTQAELPSQQSELTSR